CCGTGCCCAGCCCGATGCATCACCCGGCGGGATGCCGCTTCCATCCCCGCTGCCCGTTCAGCTCCGAGGAGTGTAAGAAGGATTCGCCAGAGATGCGCGAACTGCGCCCCGGGCACACCGTGCGATGCCATTGGGCGGAGAAGATTCTGGAAGGCACGCAGCCCAGCCATGAGGTGGAAACATTCGCCGTAGGCTAACGATCAGGGCATTCTCATTGCACCAATCTCTTCGTTGCACGGCGGTCGGCAGTTTCGGTCACGTACTTCAGTACGCTCCCTTCAACTGCCGCCTTGTGCGCCTCGATCTTGGCACAAGCAGAACACCCTGATCCCCGAAGGAGAACGTGGGAAGGAACTCTCAAGTCAATGTCCCCCTCCTGGTTTCGCCGCTCCAAAGAACCACCCCGAAAGCCTACGCGCGAATCGTTGGCCGCGACGTTTCTTCGTGGAGAAGGCATCGAAATCGGTGCGCTGAACCAGCCCACTCTGCTGCCGCCTGATCTGCGCGTCCGCTACGTCGATCGGTTCGCCGTGGCCGATTTGAAGAACCAGTACCCCGAACTTGCAAACGCCGATCTCGTTGATCCCGACATCGTGGATGATGGCGAAACGCTCGGGAAGATCGACGACGCGTCGCAGGACTTCGTGCTCGCCTGTCACTTCCTCGAGCACTGCGAAAATCCTCTGAAGGCTCTGGAGAACATGGTCCGTGTTCTCCGGCCCGGAGGGATCCTCTTTCTTGCAATTCCGGACAAGCGATTCACGTTCGACATCGACCGTCCGATTACGCCGCTTGAGCATCTCGTTCGCGACTACGAGGAAGGCCCCGAGTGGTCGCGCGAGCCGGCGTATTGGGAGTGGGCGCAGATCGTCGACAAGCTCGATGACGTGAAAGCCCGCTATCAGGTCGAGCACTATATGGGCATTCGCTACAGCATTCACTTCCACGCCTGGACCCCGGCCGAGATGGCCGAGATGTTCGTCCACTTGCAGCGCGGCATGGGCGTCCCGGCGGACATCAAGTTATTCTATCACATGGACGATCAGGTGATTGCGCTGTTGGAGAAACAGCGGCCTTAGCAGAGCGATCCGAAAACAAGAAACGCCCCCGCGAAGGGGGCGTTGCTCGTTGAAAGCTGTGGTGCCCAGAGTGGGACTCGAACCCACACGAGGGTTATCCTCGCCAGATTTTGAGTCTGGTGCGTCTGCCAATTCCGCCATCCGGGCAACGGCGCCTTGTTTCCAAAGCACCGGGGCAGGAACGAACCACACCCCCCCAGCCGCGGCAAGGGTTTTTCCCGCTCTGCGGCTTCCGGCATGCTTTGACTTGCCCTCTTCTTCCCCTCTGTGAGAGACATCGGTTTAGAACTCGCCGACGCAACAAGGGGCGCATTTGGGACGGGCGCCGGCATTTCTCTTGGAGAGGAATGAGGAGGAATTCCCATGCGACTGCTATCGACTTGTGCGATGGCCGGGCTCTTTGCCTGTGCTGCGACGACCGGTTATTCGGCTGTGGAGGTCACTGCCCCCAAAGCGATCGATATCGACTGGACCTACGTGTCGGGAGCCGAGGTCTCCGAATACAGCATCTTACCCTATGGCTATCTGCGCGATTACTCGGGCGATGGGATCCCGGACTATTTGCTCGCCGAAGATATCGAGGCAAATGGCGCTATTCGTTTGTGGGCAATCGACTCCGCAGCAACCGGAGGATCGAAGGCCTATCCGGCGGATCGAGCAGCCGGGCGCGAGTTCACCATCGATCTCGGCACCTTCTATCCCGACATGGTTCAGATGATTCACCAGGAAGGAAGCTGCGACATCGACATCTACGTGCAGGGCGACAACCGCACGACCGACGATGGAGAATACACGCAGTTGATCTACAAGCGCCTGAATCTCGACGATCCGAATTTCCCGGACGCCGCGACCTTCACGATCCCCGTGCAGTCAGAGTTGTGGCCATACACACACTGGTCGGAGGACTTCACCGGCGATGGTTATCCCGACATCGTACTCGGGAATTCGCTGACGAATTCCTCGGACAAGTTCTTCGTCGCTTGCTACAACGGCAAAGACGGAGCAGAGGTCTGGAGCATCGAGCTCGATCCCGATCCGAACGACCCGGGCGGGACGGTGCTTGGGCTGCCGCAAATGTTTGCTACGATCCTGCCGATGAGCGACACAAACACCGGCACCGGCGATCTGGATGGCGATGGGAAGCCGGAGATCTTGCTGGAATACACCTACGGATACATGATGGGAGAGTTCAGCTTTGGCACGCGCGGAATGATTCGCGTCCTCAATGGCAACGGCACGCTCTTTACGGGATACTCGGATGCGTGGGTCGAGTTGATCGACCTGCCCGGCAATCTGACCGGGCCGTCCCTCAACAGCATGGTTGACTTCAACAACGACGGAAAGACGGACATCCTTGTTTCTATCCTGGACCTCGGAATGGACACGGCTCCGCCGCCATTCCTTGGTTTCGATCTTCTCGCGAAGCAGGAACTCTTCCGTGCGGACGCTGCGGAATTCAATTGGTTCGAAGATACGCTCAACGCGATGACCTTCCATGCCCTCCGATCGAACTACAGGTTCGGCGATGTCGATGGAGACGGTTTCGGCGATCTGACCGTGCATGGCATGCAGCCAAACACGATCGGGAATCTTACGTTCGGTGTCTTCCACGCCTACTCTTCGAATGCCAACAATCGTGGCAAGGCCATGAGCTTCATGGCGACTGCCGGCGATGCGACGATCTGGTGGGCGAACGATTTCGGCGGCAGCGACATCCTCGACTTCCTGATCGTGGACCATCCTGATGCGCCCGGTGCCTCGACGGTCGACTTCAAACTTCAGACAACGGCTATCTGGCCAAGCAACATCGATATACCCGGCCAAGGCACCTTCAAGTTCCCGCACGAGTTCGGCACCGTCGATCCGGATGATTTCGATGTTCAAACGATGATGGGGTTTCCGATGGGCGACCTTGACGGAGATGGCCAGAAGGACACGTTTGTTTCTATCGGTTACAAGCACGCGGGCAACGATGTACCGAGCCCGTTGGCATACGGACAAGCGCTGTTCTTCGACAACACGGCGCCTGGCACGCCGCTCGAGGAGACCGCGCGCCTGCAGATCAAATCCGACTCCGACCGCACGCCATATCCCTTGTATGAGACGGCCATCATTATCGGGCATTACGAAGTCGGTTGCCCAACTTACGTCGATCAAAACAGTGACGGAAAGCGCAACGACGGCGTTGTTACCACTGATCACGTTGTTGCTGCGATCAGTTTCAAATACGACGGAAGCGGCTTTCTGCCGGAGGATGTTCTTGGTTTCCTGCTCGGCCAACAGGAACTTAGTTCCGGGCAGCTCCCTCAGGCCGATTCGAACAGTGATGGTCTTTGCGACGCAGGCGACCTGATTCAGAAGATTACGGCGAGGTAGACCCCTCGCCGTAGTCTCTCCGCACAAACTTCAGCGCTTGCTCGCGCGACTCGATTTCGCCTTCGAGTTGGCGTTCCTGCACGGCCAGCAGAATCTCGCGAAACAGCGGTCCTGGATGCAGGCCCATTGCAATCAAGTCGGTACCCGTGATGAGCGGGGGAGGAACGGGCTCCTCGTGCCGCGATCGAAATTCCTCCAGCGCCTCGCGCACCAGATTGTAGTTCGTCAGACCGCCAAACGACCCGAGGCAATCCGCCTTGTGAATGGCGAGATCTTCCTCAATCGTCTCCGCGCCCAGGAAGCGCCGCATTGTGGACTTGTTCCACTCGTTTGCATTCATAAAGCGCATGTGTCGGCCGACGATCGCGCTGATGCGCTCGGTCGCTTCGTTTGAGAAACGGAATCGCCGGCAGATCCTACGCGCCATCTCTGCGCCGACCTTGTCGTGTCCGTAGAATGTCAGCTTCCCCGGTGCGCGCTCGCACGTTGGCGGTTTCCCGACATCATGCAACAACATCGCCCAGCAAGTAATCGGCGTGCGAGTCTCTAACTTGTCGAGGCATAGCAGCGTGTGGACAAAGACATCGCCTTCCGGATGGTAGGTCGCGCCCTGTTCGACGCCTTTCATGATGCTGATTTCGGGGAGAATCAACTCCAGCAAACCCGCGCGATCCATCATCTCGAAGGCGCGCGAGGGCTTGTCTGCCAGCATCATCCGTGTAATCTCGTCGCGCTGTCGCTCGGGGCTGATGAACTTGATGGTCGGCGCAAGCTCGACCATCGCGCGCCATGTTTCTTCTTCGATTTCAAATTCCACACGTGCTGCGAATCGAATGGCACGCAGCAATCGCAGAGCATCCTCACCAAAGCGTGCACGCGGATCGCCGACTGTGCGTAGGCGTTTGCGGGCGATGTCTTTCTGTCCGCCGACGAAATCAATGATCTCGTCGGCTTCCGGATCGTAGAACAACGCATTGATCGTGAAGTCCCGACGCTGGGCGTCCTGTTCCGGCGTGCCATATTCCACGGTTTCGGGGTGCCGATGATCGACGTACTTCCCGTCGCGCCGGAATGTGGCGACTTCGTAATGATGCTCGCCCTCGACAACGATACAGACCCCGAAACTCGCGCCGACGAGTCGGACCTTCTCGAAGAGCCCTTCGATTTGATCGGGTCGTGCATCGGTCGCGATGTCGATGTCTTTCATCGGCATGCCGAGCAACCGATCGCGCACGCAACCTCCTACCCAATACGCCATGTGACCCGCGTCGCGCAGGCAGTTTACTATGCGACGAGCCCCCTGCTCCAACGCGTTCATGACATCAAGGCTCCAGGCAGGTTGCCGTCTCGATGATCTCCATCAGTTCGCGGACGACGATCTCACAATTTGGATCGGACTCGTACATCCCGCTGACGCGTTCGCGCGCCTTACCGCCTTCGCCGGTTGCCTTGCCGCGCGCGATGATGCGGCGGCACTCGTGCGGCATCGGACCCCAATTGCCGCATTCGATAAACTGGTCGCTCAGGAAAACGAACTTCGGAATCGCCTCGCCGCCATTCGTCAGGAAACGCGCAAAGACTTCGCGGTGTTGCTCGCGCGTGATGAAGCGCAGATGGATTCGGCCGGACATTACTGCCAGCTTCGCAAGGACCGGTGCATGGCGGTGCACATCGCCGCACCAACCTTCGGCGATTGCGACAACATGAACATCGCGCGGAAGGCTCTGCAGAAACGCCATCGTTGTTGGATCGAGCTTCTGATTCTCGAAAGCGGCCTGCATCTTCTGGCGATTCTCATCGCTCTCGGCCTGGCCAAGCCAGTCCTCCCAGGTCGTTCCCGAATCGACAATGGACTTCCAATCAAGAAGAGGCAGAATAGGTGGGCGTGGCATGGGTGAATTCTCCTGTGGTCTGAATCTGATGGGGATTTACGGTGCAAGAATCGTACGCACTCAGGCCATAGCCATGAGCGGTTCATATGGCGCGTTCAGGAATGTGCAGTTTGCGCAGGCGCGTTCGTTTTGTGCACAGCAATCGTGGAAGACCTTGAAGAGTGCCTGCTGCATCAGTTCCGTACGGAACAGGCCCTTGTCGAACCCGCTTTCGCCGAAGAGCCGTCGCTTCATGAACTCGGTCACAGAATTCTTCGGCAGGGCCGGGAAACGCGCCGCTACCACCCATGCCTGCTGTTCCAATCGCGTATCGCCTTCCTGGCGCGCGCGGAGAATTGCCAGGGGCAGCAGCACGTTGAAGAACAACGTTCTTGCGGCCGGTTCGCCCAGCAATGCCTGAGGTCGGCAGGGCTTTCCTCCGAGCGTGTAGTGCGTCCCGAAGTAATTCTGATCGCCGTCGACTTCGAGCATCTTCGTGACATCGCGATAGAACTTGCGCCAATCTTTCGGCTTCTCGTTCTCCGGTGCCCCATTTCGGATCATCGAGCAGAAGACATCGAAGAGCGGCGCATCCACATCCACCAGGCGTGTCAGGAGAATCGCCACCGCGGCCAATCGCCGGCCGGGAAATCCCGGCGGCCGCATGCCCGAGTACCACCGTCGCGTCGGCGGAAGCAGGCGATCTCGAAAGTAGGGACGGACTCGATTCCAATGCTTTTCCAGCCGCTCTGCGAACGCGATCGTTTCCTTGTCCGCACCGTCAAAGAGGTCCTGTTGAGTGGGGAACAACTGTGCGACATGAAGGAGAATCGCCAGAAACAGATCGGGGCGTTCCGGTGGTGCGATGTCGTGCGCATGGTCCATTAGCTCCGTGAATGGAGCGCGCTTGCTGAGCAGGAAGTACAACGTCTTGTTGGACTTGTAGCCCTGTCCCGTCATGATCGACTGATAGATGAGTTGCTGTGTCGTTGCCGAGGCCAGTTGTGCCTCGAATCGCGCAATCTTGTCCTCGATCCGCATACGTCCGGCGATCGTCAGAAACTCCGTCAATTGCGGCTCGGGAATGCGCGTGAAGTGATCGTGGCAAATCCCCACATCCGCCGGTCGGCCGTAGGGATAGTCATCCACATTGATCGTCCGGCGCAGCGTCTCCAGGTCCGGATCGAGTGCATCGAGCAGCACCATGCGCTCGAGCCGTTCGCCGTTTTGTTTTTCTTCGTAGGGCCGATCGTCCGCCGGATTCAGGCACACGTGCAGGACGACGTTGTTGTACTCGAAGTCCTGATGATGGCCGTGGTGAAACCAGTCGGCGGAATTCACATGGATCTCGACATCGCCCGCGAGTTCTTCGCCTGCCAGCCGAACACGTGCGCCCTGAAAATCCGGTCCACGGCTCGTGTTCCACCGCCCTGCATCCAGAACCTCGACGCGCTTGCCACTGGCCGTGCGCAGTTTATCCGCCCGCAGCAACTGATCGAACCAGATGCACTGCACGAGTCGCTCCTCAACGTGACGCGACTCGCCGCGATCCTGCCCCTCGGCAACTCGAATCGCGCGGCGCAAAGCATCGCCAAACTCCTCGTGGAGTTCGCGCCAGCGCGTTCGCGTTGTCTCGAGAGACGTCATCTTCATTTCAACTACTCGTCTCCGAAGCACGTTCCTACGGCACGTGCGGCTTCGATCATTGGATCATCCTTGGACACAAGCTTCAACTTGCTGATGGCATCGCCCAACTCCACAGAGACGATGTCCTGGCCGGACAGCGCTGCCATGCGGCCGAACTCGCCGCGTGCGATCATGTTCGCCGCGAAGTTTCCAAACCGCGTTCCCAGCGTGCGGTCGAAACTGCAGGGCGAGCCGCCGCGTTGCAGATGCCCGAGCACCGTCGCGCGCGATTCCAGGCCCGTGCGTTCCTGGATTGTCTCGGCCAACACCTTGCCGATACCGCCGAGGCGAATCGGGTCCGGACTGTCTTCCAGGATCTTCGCCACCACCATCTTGCCGCCCTTCTGCTTCGCCCCCTCGGAGACGGCGATGATCGTGAAGCGCTTTCCAACGCGCGAACGCTTCAGACAGTAATCGCACACGACTTCCATGTCGTATTCGATCTCGGGGATCAGGATCACGTCCGCGCCGCCGGCCACGCCGGACTCCAGCGTCAGCCATCCGGCGTAGCGCCCCATCATCTCGACGATCTGGACGCGATGATGCGCCATGGCCGTCGTATGGAGTTTGTCGATCGCCTCCGTTGCCGTATCGACCGCGGTGCGGAATCCGAACGTCAGATCCGTCGCCATCAGATCATTGTCGATCGTCTTCGGAATACCGACAACCGGCACGCCGAGATCGGCGAAACCCTTCGCCATATTCATCGTGCCATCACCGCCGATGCAGACCAGCGCATCCCACCCCATCTCCTTGATGTATTCGACGCAATCAGCGGCGACGTTCACGCGCTGCTCTTTGCCATCGATCTTCATGACGTGATCGAAGGGATTCGCCTTGTTGCTGCTGCCGAGAATTGTTCCGCCCAGCGTCAGGATGCCGGACACATCGCCGGTTTTCAGTTCATAGGAGTTCTGGTGAATCAACCCATCGAAGCCATCCGTGATGCCGAAGACGCGCATGCCGTAGCGGTACATCGCGGTCTTGGCAACGGCCCGGATCACGGCGTTCAACCCAGGGCAATCGCCGCCGCCGGTCAGAATCGCGATGCTTTTCGGAGTCTTGCCGGAATCGGCCTTGCTTTCGGACATGAAAAAACCTTTCAGAAACGCGCGAATCGCGCGGGCGTTTGCATTCAAGGCCCATCATGCCAGACACCGGTCGATGGGCAAGCCTGTTCCACGGGTGCAGAGGGATGGGGGCTACTAGCCGCCCGTCACGGCTCGGATCACGCGGGCGGGCACGCCCGCGGCCAGCACTCCCGGCGGGATGTCGCGCGTCACGACGCTTCCGGAGCCGATCACGGAGTTCTTTCCAATCGTTACGCCCGGATTGATCACCGTGCGACCGCCCACCCACACGTTGTCTTCGATCGTGATTGATCTGCCGGATTCCACGCCTGCCAGACGCTCCTCGGGGTCGATCGGATGCGTCGCGCCATACAGATGCACGCCCGGGCCGAACATCACGCGGTTGCCGATACGCACCCAGCCGCAGTCCAGTATCACGCAGCCATAGTTCGCGAAGAATCGGTCGCCCAGTTCGATGAAGCACCCGTAGTCGCAGTGAAACGGAGCCATGATCATGCACGAATCCGGCGCCTTGTGGAAGAGCTGGCGCAACTTCGCAATGGCGTCGCTGTATTGCGATGGGGGCGCCTGGTTGAAGGCGTAGACTGCCTCTGCCGCGGCGAGCCGCAGATCGACCAACTCCTGCTCGAACGGATCGTAGTTCTCTCCGGCAAGCATCTTCTCTCGTTCAGTCATGGTGGAAGTCCTCTCTGATTGAGCGATTCGGAGGCGCAGCGCAGCGAGGGGTCAAAGGCCATCTGATAAAAAAGCGGCGCGCCGACCCAAAGGGGAGAGGTCGGCGCGAATGCCGCGTTTCTCAGGAGGGTCAAACCCTAACTGGCCGAAGTCGGGGTCAAACCGGTTTATGCAGATGCAGGAATTTGATGCCGCGTCTCGTGGACCAATGTCAATGGGTTGGACCGGTTTAGGACACGAAACGCCCTCCGGATGAATCCATGTCCAAGTAGGCGCGCGTCTCGTCCAATCCGACGGCCAGCGTTCGCCGCCAGAAGCGCCGCGCCATCGCCAGGCGCCCGACGATGAAGCCCACCTCCATCAGCCCCAGGATGACGAATCCCGTCCCCAAGTCGATCGGGACGCCGACGACGCGCGAGATGCTATACGGAACCAGCACACGAGCAAGCAGCGTAATCATGTTCAGCATCACCAGTCCCGCGGTCGTCAGACCTCCCCACCAACGCGACGAAGGGTTCAACTGGCAGACGCCCGCCAGAATCGAAGCACGCAGGTAACATCCCGCTCCGTAATTGACTGCCATCAGGACGCCCGTTCCCGTCGCGATCCAGTTCCACGTTGGGTTGTTCTGGCTCAAGATCCCCCAGAATCGGATCGGGCCGAGGAAATGATGGATCACCGTGTATCGCATATCGGAGGCAGCCGCGGCGTAATCCGTGTGGATCATCAGGATCAGGAAGAACGCCATCGTGGCGGGGACGGTGACGGCCAGGAAGACCCATGACAGCAGGCGCCCGTGTACCGCGGCCAGCGCATCGCGATCCGTCAGGTACGTGACCATTGCCTGGGGCAGCAGTGGGTCCTTCTCGAGGTGTTCGCGGGCGGCCGCCCCGAGTGCCGGCGAGATGAACGCAATCGACACAGCCATCGTGTAGGAAACCGTCGCCACGAATCCCGTGAAGCCGTCGACCAGGCCCTCTAGCGCCACAAACCAAAGCGCTGGCAGCACCATCGCCAGCAGCGCCACGATCGCCAGGCGCAGCCAATCGCCCAGCCGTCGGCGAGGCGGAATCGGCAGAGAGGTCACCCGCCGCACCCACGGATTGTCCGGAGCAAACGATTCGGCCAGTCGAATGGCCAATATGGAAGCAATCGACATCACAATGAACTGTCCCCGCCGTTGGACGGCGGGGACAAGGGCAAGCGTGTTTCGGACCGGCGCATCAGCGCCTCTGCTTCGGCCACGGCCTGTTCGGATCGCCGATGCCTTCCACGTCCTCGTCTTCTGGTCCGTAGTATTCCTCGTCGTCTTCGAGGTCTTCCTCTTCGTACTCGTCCTCTTCTTCGAGCGCCTCCGGGATCGGCTCTCCGCGCTCCAGGGCGTGTTCCAGCTTGTCCAGTTCCTCGATCGCGGCATCGCAATCGACGATGATATCGCGGGGCTTGGAGCCCTTGAACTCGCCGACGATGCCCATTTCTTCGAGCATGTCCATCAGGCGACCGGCTCGCGCGAAGCCGACCTTCAGGCGCCGCTGAATCAGCGAAACGCTGGCCTTACGCGCCTCCAGAATCAGGCGAGCGGCAGCCCGCACAAGCGCTTCGTCGATTTCCTCGTCGCCTGCCCGGGCCGAACCACCTTGATGCGGCATGAACATACCGGCGTGGACTTTGCCCATCACGCGATTCGTGCCGCGGACCATGCGGTCCTGAGCATCCAGATCGTCCATGCCATCTGGGTTGCCCATCATACGAGCCAACTCGCGCTGTTCCTTTTCGCTCAGCTTCGGCTCGAACTCCTCGATTTCGTATTCGGCCGGGCATTGCGTACGGACACAGTCGGCGATCCGTTCGACTTCATCATCACTGACAAAGCAGCCCTGGATGCGGATGGGCTTCGGCATTCCGCCGCCGTGGAACAGCATATCGCCGCGGCCGAGCAGCGACTCGGCGCCGTTCATGTCGAGAATCGTCCGCGAGTCCACCTTCTGCGAAACCTGGAAGGCGATGCGGCTCGGGAAGTTCGCCTTGATGATACCCGTAATGACGTTAACGGACGGGCGCTGGGTAGCGAGGATCAGGTGAATACCGACGGCGCGCGACATCTGCGCCAGCCGCTGGATGGACTCTTCCACGTCCGCCTTCGCGATGATCATCAGGTCCGCCAACTCGTCCACAATGACGACCATGTACGGCATCGGCTGCAGCTTGCGGCCCTTCAGCTTCGGGTGGCCTTCCGGATCTTCGACGATCTTGTTGTAGCCGTCGATGTTGCGCACGCCCAGTTCCACCAGCCGCTTGTAGCGCTCTTCCATCTGCTCGACGGCCCAATCTAGAGCGGCCGCCGCGCACTTCGGCTCGCAAACAACCGGAGCCAAAAGGTGCGGAATATCGCCATAGACCGAGAGCTCGACGCGCTTCGGATCCACCATGATCAGCTTCACGCGATCGGGCGGCTGGCGATAGAGGAACGACGCAATGATCGTGTTCAGACACACCGACTTACCGGCGCCCGTGGCACCGGCGATCAGCAAGTGCGGCATCTTCTTCAGGTCCGCGAAGTACGGCGCGCCGTCGATCGTCTTACCCAGCGCAAACGCGAGCGGGCTCTGGTGCTCCCAGAAATCTTCGCAACTGATCAGCTCCTTCAGGTAAACGCCTGCGCGCTTCTTGTTCGGTACTTCGATACCGACCACTGACTTGCCTGGGATCGGAGCGAGGATACGAACGCTCAGGGCCTTCATTGCCATCGCGATATCGTGCTCCAGGCCTGTGATGCGGCTGATCTTGATGCCGGCCGCGGGTTTGAACTCGAACCGCGTCACAACGGGGCCCTGCTTGACCTGGGTCACGCGGCCCTCGACGCCGAAGTGCGACAGCGTCTCGGTCAGCGTACTGCTCAGTTCGTAGACCTCCTCGCGCGACATCCGGTGGTCGACCACCGGCGGATCCGCCAACAACTGAATCTCCGGCAGATGATATTCGCGCGGCGTCCTGCTGAGTTCCATCTCCAACTGCTCACCCTCGAGCGGCTGACCGTTCGGGCCGTGCGGGCGCGTATCGAACTCCTCATTGAACAGCGGATCGTCTTCCGTGGGGGTTTCGTCGTTCTCGCGAGTCTGACGCAGCAGGCGCTCCTCCGCCTTGCTTCGGATGTCTTCTTCAGTCTCTTCTTCGTTTTTCTTCCGTGATCCGGCCGGGACGCCTTCATCTTCCCAGCGCGTCGGGAACAACTTGGCCAGTCCCGCACCCAGCGCAGGGCTCTTCTCCTGCATTGGATTGCCTTCACGGATCGGCAAGGGCTTCGAGTTGTCTTCAAAGAGGATTTCTTCTTCCGCTTCCTCTTCGTCCTCAAGCTCCGCCGCTTCATCGTCCTCGAAGTCCTCTTCCTCATCTGGAAGCTCTTCGTACTCGTCGTCGTACTCGTCTGCGTAGTCTTCCTCGTAATCTTCTTCGATGTCCTCTTCCACGACGCGCGAGCGCAGTCGGCGCTGCAGTCGCAACTCGAGGTCGTGCGCTTCGAGAGCGCGCGCGGCGGCTGCCACGTCATCGTCCGCCGGGTCATCCCAGCCAGTGGGCTCATCCAACTCTCCGAGCAACGTCATGCGGCGCTCGGTGGCCGGCTTCTCGCGGCGGCGAAGCGCATTCTTCAGCCAAAGCCCAACACGCGACGGCTGCTTCACCCGCGGCGTCTCCACGGCCTCTTCTTCCTCGTCTTCGATGATGCCATCGGCGGGCACGGGCTCCATGCCGCGTGTGCGGCGCAGAACCATCGCCGCCAGGGCCGACAACCCCAAATTGGTCATCAGCACCAACCCGACCAGCGTCATGCCGGACAGGATCAGCGCGGCGCCAACGACGCCAAACTGGCCGACCATCCGAAGGCCTTCCCATTCAACAAGGAAGCACCCCAAGGCGCCCGCGCGGCGGAAGGTTTCCTGGCTCAGCTCCGGGTTGTCTGCCCCCGGCAGCGCCAGCAGGCCGTTGATCGCCATGATGACCAAAGCCACGCCCAGCGCGCGCGCGCCGGGCCACTTGGCCTTCAATCCGCGGAACGTCCGAATGCCCAGCCAGACCAGCACGGCGGGCACACCGAACGACATCGGGACGCCGAAGAACATGGTCAGCGCGGCGCTGATCATCTCTCCGACAGGACCGACGAGCGAACGCCCGTCGCCCCCTACCAGCAAGCTGACAAAGATGAAAATCCCCGCCAGAACAAGCACGGTTCCGGCCACCTCGCGCCGCAAAAGGCTGGAATCCAACCTCGGCGTCGGCATCTCGTCATTCGTTATCACTGCGCTTTGTTCCGATCTGGACCTGGACGGCATAACCGGAGACTCCTCGGGCAAATTACCATACTGGCTCCCGAGGATCGAAAGTGGGCCGGAACAACGGCAAGAAGAGATTCGCAGAAATGGAAGTGGCTAAGTCATTGATCTACGTTTGTAGCAGTCTGCGGCGCTCAGTCCTCATCCCGCCCGTGGTAGTTCGCAGCGTCCTTCATGTGATGGATATCGTGGGGGTGGGATTCGCGCTTGCCAGAGGCTGTCACGCGCACGAAGCGAGCGCGCTCTTGAAGTTCCGGGATCGTGCGACACCCGTTATATCCCATCGAGGCACGCAGGCCGCCGGTAAACTGGTGCAGCACGGCTTCGGCCCGCCCGGCATACGGCACCAGGCCCTCGATTCCCTCCGGGACCAGTTTCGGCGCGGCTGCACCGCGCTGCCCGTAGCGATCCGCCGACCCGTGCCGTTGGCTCATGGCACCGAGTGAGCCCATTCCGCGATAGCTGATGTACTGGCGGCCGCTGATCAGTACACGCTCGCCGGGGCTCTCGTCGGTTCCAGCCAGGACGCTGCCCATCATGACGGCTGTCGCGCCCGCGGCCAGCGCCTTCGCCACGTCGCCGCTGTAGCGAATCCCGCCATCCGCAATGACGCCGACTGGCTGGCCGCGCAGCGCCCGAGCCGCCATGTAAACGGCGCTGAACTGCGGCACACCGACGCCCGCGATCACGCGCGTCGTGCAGATCGATCCCGGCCCGACGCCGACTTTCACCGCATCCGCGCCCGCGTCTGCGAGCGCAACGGCGCCTTCCGCG
This DNA window, taken from bacterium, encodes the following:
- a CDS encoding thioredoxin family protein encodes the protein MPRPPILPLLDWKSIVDSGTTWEDWLGQAESDENRQKMQAAFENQKLDPTTMAFLQSLPRDVHVVAIAEGWCGDVHRHAPVLAKLAVMSGRIHLRFITREQHREVFARFLTNGGEAIPKFVFLSDQFIECGNWGPMPHECRRIIARGKATGEGGKARERVSGMYESDPNCEIVVRELMEIIETATCLEP
- a CDS encoding CCA tRNA nucleotidyltransferase, producing the protein MNALEQGARRIVNCLRDAGHMAYWVGGCVRDRLLGMPMKDIDIATDARPDQIEGLFEKVRLVGASFGVCIVVEGEHHYEVATFRRDGKYVDHRHPETVEYGTPEQDAQRRDFTINALFYDPEADEIIDFVGGQKDIARKRLRTVGDPRARFGEDALRLLRAIRFAARVEFEIEEETWRAMVELAPTIKFISPERQRDEITRMMLADKPSRAFEMMDRAGLLELILPEISIMKGVEQGATYHPEGDVFVHTLLCLDKLETRTPITCWAMLLHDVGKPPTCERAPGKLTFYGHDKVGAEMARRICRRFRFSNEATERISAIVGRHMRFMNANEWNKSTMRRFLGAETIEEDLAIHKADCLGSFGGLTNYNLVREALEEFRSRHEEPVPPPLITGTDLIAMGLHPGPLFREILLAVQERQLEGEIESREQALKFVRRDYGEGSTSP
- a CDS encoding DUF2851 family protein; the protein is MKMTSLETTRTRWRELHEEFGDALRRAIRVAEGQDRGESRHVEERLVQCIWFDQLLRADKLRTASGKRVEVLDAGRWNTSRGPDFQGARVRLAGEELAGDVEIHVNSADWFHHGHHQDFEYNNVVLHVCLNPADDRPYEEKQNGERLERMVLLDALDPDLETLRRTINVDDYPYGRPADVGICHDHFTRIPEPQLTEFLTIAGRMRIEDKIARFEAQLASATTQQLIYQSIMTGQGYKSNKTLYFLLSKRAPFTELMDHAHDIAPPERPDLFLAILLHVAQLFPTQQDLFDGADKETIAFAERLEKHWNRVRPYFRDRLLPPTRRWYSGMRPPGFPGRRLAAVAILLTRLVDVDAPLFDVFCSMIRNGAPENEKPKDWRKFYRDVTKMLEVDGDQNYFGTHYTLGGKPCRPQALLGEPAARTLFFNVLLPLAILRARQEGDTRLEQQAWVVAARFPALPKNSVTEFMKRRLFGESGFDKGLFRTELMQQALFKVFHDCCAQNERACANCTFLNAPYEPLMAMA
- a CDS encoding class I SAM-dependent methyltransferase; the protein is MSPSWFRRSKEPPRKPTRESLAATFLRGEGIEIGALNQPTLLPPDLRVRYVDRFAVADLKNQYPELANADLVDPDIVDDGETLGKIDDASQDFVLACHFLEHCENPLKALENMVRVLRPGGILFLAIPDKRFTFDIDRPITPLEHLVRDYEEGPEWSREPAYWEWAQIVDKLDDVKARYQVEHYMGIRYSIHFHAWTPAEMAEMFVHLQRGMGVPADIKLFYHMDDQVIALLEKQRP
- a CDS encoding VCBS repeat-containing protein encodes the protein MRLLSTCAMAGLFACAATTGYSAVEVTAPKAIDIDWTYVSGAEVSEYSILPYGYLRDYSGDGIPDYLLAEDIEANGAIRLWAIDSAATGGSKAYPADRAAGREFTIDLGTFYPDMVQMIHQEGSCDIDIYVQGDNRTTDDGEYTQLIYKRLNLDDPNFPDAATFTIPVQSELWPYTHWSEDFTGDGYPDIVLGNSLTNSSDKFFVACYNGKDGAEVWSIELDPDPNDPGGTVLGLPQMFATILPMSDTNTGTGDLDGDGKPEILLEYTYGYMMGEFSFGTRGMIRVLNGNGTLFTGYSDAWVELIDLPGNLTGPSLNSMVDFNNDGKTDILVSILDLGMDTAPPPFLGFDLLAKQELFRADAAEFNWFEDTLNAMTFHALRSNYRFGDVDGDGFGDLTVHGMQPNTIGNLTFGVFHAYSSNANNRGKAMSFMATAGDATIWWANDFGGSDILDFLIVDHPDAPGASTVDFKLQTTAIWPSNIDIPGQGTFKFPHEFGTVDPDDFDVQTMMGFPMGDLDGDGQKDTFVSIGYKHAGNDVPSPLAYGQALFFDNTAPGTPLEETARLQIKSDSDRTPYPLYETAIIIGHYEVGCPTYVDQNSDGKRNDGVVTTDHVVAAISFKYDGSGFLPEDVLGFLLGQQELSSGQLPQADSNSDGLCDAGDLIQKITAR